The following proteins are encoded in a genomic region of Vulpes vulpes isolate BD-2025 chromosome X, VulVul3, whole genome shotgun sequence:
- the FAM133A gene encoding protein FAM133A, whose translation MGKRDNRIAYMNPIAMARWRGPTQSTGPTIQDYLNRPRPTWEEVKKQLENKKKGSKALAEFEEKMNENWKKELEKSREKLLSGNERSSKKREKKKKKKKKSCRSSSSSSNSDSSSNSDSENEEKKQGKKRKKKKNHSCKSSESSTYESGSESKESVKKKKKSKDETEKEKYIRSISKKRKKTYPEDKPLSSESSSESDYEEEVQAKKKRRHEEREKATEKAKKKKKKRKKKQHKKHSKKKKKKSGSSHKSG comes from the coding sequence ATGGGGAAGCGGGATAATCGAATTGCCTATATGAATCCTATAGCAATGGCCAGATGGAGGGGCCCAACTCAGTCTACAGGCCCAACAATACAAGATTATCTGAATCGGCCAAGGCCTACCTGGGAAGAAGTgaagaaacaattagaaaataaaaagaaaggctcCAAGGCATTAGctgaatttgaagaaaaaatgaatgagaattggaaaaaagaattagaaaaaagcagagagaaattaTTGAGTGGAAATGAGAGGTCttctaagaaaagggaaaaaaagaaaaagaaaaagaagaaatcttgtcgatcttcatcttcttcatcaAACTCTGATTCTTCAAGCAATTCAGATTctgagaatgaggaaaagaaacaaggaaaaaagagaaagaaaaagaagaaccattCATGCAAATCATCAGAAAGCTCTACATATGAATCTGGATCAGAGAGCAAGGaatctgtgaaaaagaaaaagaagtcaaaagatgaaacagagaaagaaaagtatattagAAGTatcagcaaaaaaagaaagaagacttaTCCTGAAGATAAACCTTTGTCTTCAGAATCCTCATCAGAATCAGATTATGAAGAGGAAGTGCaagcaaaaaagaagagaagacatgaagagcgagaaaaagcaacagaaaaagcaaagaagaagaagaagaagaggaagaagaaacagcacaagaaacatagtaagaagaagaaaaagaagtcgGGTTCAAGTCACAAGTCAGGATAA